A window of Diorhabda carinulata isolate Delta chromosome 7, icDioCari1.1, whole genome shotgun sequence contains these coding sequences:
- the LOC130896551 gene encoding putative tRNA (cytidine(32)/guanosine(34)-2'-O)-methyltransferase — MGKMSKDKRDIYYRKAKEQGWRARSAFKLLQIDEKYNIFEGVTKAVDLCAAPGSWSQVLSRKLYLGENIVIRDKCSLFYNEIELHQKLESMEEYELLKNDNVKIVAVDLQPMSPLPGVIQIQGDITKYSTAQEIIGHFKGDHADIVVCDGAPDVTGLHNLDIYVQAQLILGALHISCNVLKPGGTFVAKLFRGKENDLLTNQLLSLFQEVDITKPSSSRNSSIEAFIVCRKYTPPEGFDPKLLTPYLDVSHRDFNSLTGINRVLIPFIVCGDVSAFDSDTTYPLQLKGEQPYQYRLPVQPPINPPYASRSSLSKDNQLDHYLKKIDDAVKRVGIGAMKISNKTTVLKKIDEDSSSEEECNEPHVTKPRTILDNGPYFDLLQKTTKIKKYSTKNNEVELVQDEAAGLQFIYEDEYTDPEIIQECLEKMKISGRSPTCNCNYFD, encoded by the coding sequence ATGGGCAAAATGTCTAAAGATAAACGTGATATTTACTATCGGAAAGCAAAAGAACAAGGTTGGCGAGCTAGAAGTGCATTTAAACTGTTACAAATCgacgaaaaatataatatttttgaaggAGTTACCAAAGCAGTGGATTTGTGTGCAGCACCAGGAAGTTGGAGCCAGGTACTTTCAAGAAAACTTTATTTAGgagaaaatattgttattagaGATAAATGTAgcttattttataatgaaattgaattgCATCAAAAGTTGGAGAGCATGGAAGAATATGAATTActcaaaaatgataatgtaaaGATTGTAGCTGTTGACTTACAACCAATGTCGCCGCTTCCAGGTGTCATACAGATACAGGGcgatattacaaaatattcaacagcACAAGAAATTATTGGACATTTTAAAGGTGATCATGCAGATATTGTAGTTTGTGACGGAGCCCCTGATGTAACTGGACTACATAATTTGGATATATACGTTCAAGCACAATTAATATTAGGTGCTTTACATATTAGTTGCAATGTTTTAAAACCCGGTGGTACTTTTGTAGCAAAATTATTCAGGggaaaagaaaatgatttattaacTAACCAGTTGTTGTCCTTATTTCAAGAAGTTGATATAACAAAACCAAGCAGTTCAAGAAATTCAAGTATAGAAGCATTTATTGTTTGCCGAAAATATACTCCTCCAGAAGGCTTTGATCCTAAACTTTTAACTCCGTATTTAGATGTATCACACCGTGATTTCAATTCACTTACAGGTATAAACAGAGTTTTAATACCATTTATTGTATGTGGAGATGTCAGCGCTTTTGATTCAGATACAACATATCCATTACAATTAAAAGGTGAGCAACCTTATCAATATAGACTTCCTGTTCAGCCTCCAATTAATCCTCCATATGCATCTCGAAGTAGTTTGAGTAAAGATAACCAATTGGATcattatctgaaaaaaattgatgacgCTGTTAAACGAGTTGGTATTGGGGCTATGAAAATCTCTAATAAGACCactgttttgaagaaaatagaTGAAGACAGTTCCAGTGAGGAAGAATGTAATGAGCCTCATGTAACCAAACCTCGAACTATTCTTGATAATGGCCCTTACTTTGATTTACTTCAgaaaacaactaaaataaagaaatattcaactaaaaataatgaagtagaACTAGTACAGGATGAAGCAGCTGGACTTCAATTTATCTATGAAGATGAATACACCGATCCTGAAATCATACAGGAATgcttagaaaaaatgaaaatttcaggAAGATCGCCTACTTGTAATTGTAACTATTTTGATTAA